DNA sequence from the Cetobacterium somerae ATCC BAA-474 genome:
AAAGAGCTCTCTTCTAAAGCAATTAATATATTTTATAATTTAGAAGAAAATCGTCATATTCGTGTAAATCATAATGAATATACTTTAGGAAAAGAGGATACTCTTATTGCATGTGGAAATAACTTTAATATTGAAGATCATGGTAAAGGAATTATTTTATCTTTAGATATAAAAATATAAATAAAAATCCCCTCATAATAAGGGGATTTTTATTTTAAATTACATTTCTCATGAACATCATCGTAAGTAAAATTAGCATAGTAATTGTGATTTTTTCTTCCAATTTAAAACTCCTCCTATTTTTACTAATCACTTTATTTTATCACTAATGCTAAAATTTTTCAACTTCTAGAATCTATATCCTATTCCTGCACCTATTATCCAACTTTTCTCACTGTTCTTTGAATTACTATTAGATTCATCTACATTGAATGAATAACTTCCTTTTAAATCAAATAAAATTCCTTTTTCACCCTCATATTCATAACCCAATATTACACTGTATCTATTTTTTACTTTATCAGGAACTAATAAATCAAACTTATTTCCACCTTTCATTTTTGCCTGTAAATATTCCTCTTCTGCTCCACTAAGTATTCTATTATATGCTATACCGGCTTTAATAGAGCTCTTTCCATTTACATTGTAAAATTCTTTTCTTATATCTAATCCAATTTCTCCTTCAAGCATATTGAAATCTTTAGATTCTACATTCATTGCCAATGCACTATTTCCTTCATTTACACCATCTTGTTTTATATAGTTGTATATTAAATTAGCTCTTGGAACTAGATAATAGTTATCTCCTAAAGAATACTTATACTTTCCATCTAAGTATATATTTAATCCATTATCATTATAACTATTTTTATAAGAGAATGATTGCATCATATTTTTAGCAACTCTCTTAGCATCATAGTTCATATATTGATATCCTATTCCTCCTAAAATTCTTAGCTCTTTTATATCCTTTTTAAAATATCCACCTATATAAAAACCATTTCCATCTAAATTAGAACCATTTGATATATCACTTTTATTTTTATTTCCTCCTAAAAGAACTCCAAGAGAAAGTGTACTATTTATACCATATTCTCCTAATGCATATGCTCCAGTTATTTTATTATCTGCTTTTACATTATATGTTTTATCTCGTGTATCAAAACCATGATAGTTCTTACCGTAATACTTATCTTTTAAGTCTACACTCTCATGTAATAGCCCTCCGTAAAACATCCATTCTTTATCTCGAGCTTTAAATGGATTATCTATTATTGTCTTCGCATATAAATTCATTGATTTATTTGATAGATCACTAGAGAAAGAATATGGAGACGATGCATATATATCATTTAAAAGTTTTATTAAATTCTCTAAAGCTTTCTCCTCTATTTTACTACTACATTCAGTTGGATAATTCAAGTATTTGTTTAGCATCTCTATACTTGTTGTCGCATATATTGCATTTATATTATCACCATTAGCTATTAAACTTTTATAAATTTTGTTTAATTGTTCGTATCTTTGGCAATTATCTGGGTTTACTGGTGGATCTGGGTTTACTGGTGGATCTGGATTTACTGGTGGATCTGGATTTACTGGTGGATTTGTCAGTAAATCTGGATTTACTGTTATTATTATATCTCCAGCTTGTGCTTGACCTGTTGTATAATCTCTTGTTGCTGTAGTTGCTCCTCCAGAAACACTTGCACTATGAATTATTGAATCTGATCTTACGTATAATTTTTCATCTGACGGATTTAGTGTTGTTACTCCACTATTAGAATTTCCTCCTACTTCACTCATAGCTATAACTCCACCAACACCTACTCCATTTGTTACTACGTTTAATACACCTCCTGTTAGATAGTTAGCTGTACTTCCACTTTGCCAATATTCATTTACATTGTCATTTTTACTACACGCATCAGCTGTTATAACTTTATCTCCTCTGCTATATAAAGCATGCCCTATTATTCTTCCTAAACTATCTGTTTTAGTTGTATCAACTCTTAAATTTAAGCTACTCTTTCCATTTATATGAATACTTGTATTCCCTTCAACTTTTGCACTTTCATACAATGTTACAGGACCATTTACACTAATTGTTTCAAAATCACTTATTGTATTGTAAAGTGCTAAGCCTCTGTGGTCACCATGATCTATCACTCCATCTCCATTTCCATCATGGTTATTTAATGGTTTATTTAAGTCTGGTATTAGAACATCTCCTAATTGCAAAGAATCTGTCCCGGCGTTTCCTAATAGATTTCCATTTACTTGAACACCACTTCCAATAACCAAATTATCGTCTCCTGCACCTAAATCTACATTACCATTTATTATTGATGTTCCTAAGATTTTAGCAGTGTTATTTCCACTATCTCCTTTTATTACCACCACATCATTTTTTAATCCACCACCATTAAATACAACATTTGTTCCCTTAAAAGTTTTATTTGCTGATAGATAAAGTGCTGTATTATAACCATTTATTATTGAATCTGATATTGTTGTATTAGTATTTACATTTAAAGCTCCTTTTCCTTTTCCTACACCATTAATTATAAAGTTTTTACTTAATGATAAATTTGATGAATCTATGTATGTATCTTTATCTCCCGTTAGAGTTTGTGTTGCTCCTGAAATTGCTCCATTTTCTAATGCATTTAAAACTACAACATTTTTTCCATCAATTTGTACTATTCCACTTGTATTTACTTTAATTTCTGCGATAGTTGCATAACCATTGGCATCTTTTAAAACTTTATCACCATCTTTTAAAACTCCTGGTGATAAGTAATCCTCTTGTAGATTAATTGTTATTCCAGAATTTGTATATGTTGTTGGAGTTAAGGCTGTTAATACTTTAGTAATTATCGACGGTTGATTTGACGCATTTTTTTGAAGTTCCAATCCATCACTAAAAATCTCT
Encoded proteins:
- a CDS encoding autotransporter domain-containing protein; translated protein: MYMKEEKILKRFLKRKISLNIGTIICYLITGSFIFGQDITGDTIVTDNQRVNESLVFTQNDISLSNKGFISSKGLLTNVSVNQVEQSNGVMSLGSVSNIKDITNIGTMQGELFITGKNAATGFASLTGSANGIYLKSIVDSITNTGVISGLNNLQGGSGTFNGLAINYAASTNGGNGISSDFSINQIENYGLIKGDVSLKGGTVEGALGNTINAVSGSLDSGNGIVSRVGINSINNSGVITGKVFSQAGSTVGIAGANTGVCYSTPESRASGNGIAVRTGQYSLISNLLNYGNIKGEITLIAAQATNNRPAGYTYSYVTTNENGNGVFTSSGIEARDNKGVISGKVVATANKATGNDNIQAFVTAGDSGNGATSSLGLVTDNNSGIISGSAELKGGIATTSGTAYTAAFISSSNNGNGVTYKTGLSLTTPAQMSNSGNISGYASATPGTYRLGKEYERTNYTGSGFVVMAGKTPNIKNSGIIKGSQSAIAASSVANIGVVNNYGILAGREIFSDGLELQKNASNQPSIITKVLTALTPTTYTNSGITINLQEDYLSPGVLKDGDKVLKDANGYATIAEIKVNTSGIVQIDGKNVVVLNALENGAISGATQTLTGDKDTYIDSSNLSLSKNFIINGVGKGKGALNVNTNTTISDSIINGYNTALYLSANKTFKGTNVVFNGGGLKNDVVVIKGDSGNNTAKILGTSIINGNVDLGAGDDNLVIGSGVQVNGNLLGNAGTDSLQLGDVLIPDLNKPLNNHDGNGDGVIDHGDHRGLALYNTISDFETISVNGPVTLYESAKVEGNTSIHINGKSSLNLRVDTTKTDSLGRIIGHALYSRGDKVITADACSKNDNVNEYWQSGSTANYLTGGVLNVVTNGVGVGGVIAMSEVGGNSNSGVTTLNPSDEKLYVRSDSIIHSASVSGGATTATRDYTTGQAQAGDIIITVNPDLLTNPPVNPDPPVNPDPPVNPDPPVNPDNCQRYEQLNKIYKSLIANGDNINAIYATTSIEMLNKYLNYPTECSSKIEEKALENLIKLLNDIYASSPYSFSSDLSNKSMNLYAKTIIDNPFKARDKEWMFYGGLLHESVDLKDKYYGKNYHGFDTRDKTYNVKADNKITGAYALGEYGINSTLSLGVLLGGNKNKSDISNGSNLDGNGFYIGGYFKKDIKELRILGGIGYQYMNYDAKRVAKNMMQSFSYKNSYNDNGLNIYLDGKYKYSLGDNYYLVPRANLIYNYIKQDGVNEGNSALAMNVESKDFNMLEGEIGLDIRKEFYNVNGKSSIKAGIAYNRILSGAEEEYLQAKMKGGNKFDLLVPDKVKNRYSVILGYEYEGEKGILFDLKGSYSFNVDESNSNSKNSEKSWIIGAGIGYRF